The proteins below come from a single Mya arenaria isolate MELC-2E11 chromosome 8, ASM2691426v1 genomic window:
- the LOC128242894 gene encoding uncharacterized protein LOC128242894 isoform X2, which yields MRSVCATWNGTCVVTNTSATTNLRSMTKEERVLNTYIKMSIFLRQDTEGRLAESTLWLDKFTQTMTTLTSENTGFVFSTSLSFYDRLNSDTYIDIRYFGLVFTVFMTYCGFLLSGGDCLTKQAHVGRMGLIVTPLSVMGAWGLLSGCGVPFTNMTGVMPLVALFLQVNNVQYTLMKLAGTSGIPDAKTRIQQTVRESTVSVCAATITATVPLVAGLFSSYKSTRLVCLYTVVTMCFSYINHWTMFLGCLVIHEKRIDANRHCCTCRKINLPDDENVQERSSCFRCCCTGRPPRSYRDTQSTLQKIPTFFLSRAVLSLPCKILSTCICVVFLGVSIYHAIQTRADIYHESFIKEGSYFYDYNILNEKYFPDHIFITFATKRRSEITVENCESVRSSLEIFINKKEAILSNETIFWFDKYINAVHENRSHDFASSVRSFLSMFPEFKQDVAFSEDGSQIQSFRFYLKTRPKQDIIKLHSEIGNEAVLGELVFFVYSHNFIWVDSYQKAFWETLVFMGIEFLVTCVSMGLICRDPLLTVYTCIWYVVACVGIFGLINILDVSITSVCSIILIFGATYICNVIVYSHLSYLESEGTDIASRTYNVLVETTSSLFNTLFATLLGLMVMFTNESFVFITIFKGMGSSIVVSLFVGCLFIPTLLSIFGPSTGKTWSENVEKKIDMTVIANGHHETEFGQTNNAFIDTAENTEYL from the exons ATGAGAAGCGTTTGTGCAACCTGGAATGGAACATGTGTTGTAACTAACACGAGCGCAACGACGAATCTTCGGTCAATGACCAAAGAAGAACGTGTTTTGAATACATACATCAAAATGTCTATCTTCCTTAGACAGGACACTGAGGGGCGCCTTGCAGAATCGACTCTTTGGCTTGATAAATTCACTCAAACGATGACAACTCTTACCTCTGAGAATACTGGCTTCGTGTTCAGCacatcattatcattttacGATCGCCTCAATTCGGACACTTACATAGACATTCGATATTTCGGTCTAGTGTTTACTGTGTTTATGACATATTGCGGATTCCTTCTTTCGGGCGGCGACTGCTTGACCAAGCAAGCACATGTCGGTAGAATGGGACTGATTGTCACCCCTTTGAGTGTTATGGGCGCATGGGGTCTCTTGTCTGGTTGCGGTGTCCCCTTTACGAATATGACTGGAGTGATGCCATTAGTTGCACTTT TTTTACAGGTGAACAATGTACAGTACACACTGATGAAACTGGCTGGAACCTCGGGCATTCCTGATGCCAAGACTCGCATTCAACAGACTGTCCGTGAAAGTACAGTTTCTGTATGTGCGGCAACAATCACCGCTACCGTACCTTTAGTTGCTGGCCTTTTCTCAAGCTACAAGTCAACTCGACTAGTCTGCCTGTACACAG tgGTGACAATGTGTTTTTCCTATATCAATCATTGGACGATGTTTCTTGGGTGTTTGGTTATTCATGAAAAACGCATCGATGCAAACCGCCATTGCTGCACATGCAGAAAAATTAATTTGCCCGACGACGAAAATGTTCAAGAAAGAAGTTCATGCTTTAGGTGTTGCTGTACTGGCCGTCCACCTAGGTCATATAGAGACACACAGAGCACGTTACAGAAGATTCCTACATTCTTTCTCTCTCGAGCAGTTCTTTCCTTGCCTTGcaaaatattgtcaacatgtaTTTGTGTTGTCTTTCTCGGAGTATCAATATACCATGCGATTCAAACAAGAGCCGATATTTACCATGAAAGTTTCATAAAAGAAGGGTCTTATTTTTAcgattacaatattttaaatgaaaaatactttCCTGATCATATTTTCATAACTTTTGCCACAAAACGTAGATCCGAAATCACTGTTGAAAACTGTGAATCTGTGCGAAGTAGCCTCgagatatttattaataagaaGGAAGCGATTCTTAGTAATGAGACAAttttttggtttgacaaatatatCAACGCCGTTCACGAGAATAGATCGCACGATTTTGCATCGTCAGTGCGTAGTTTTTTGTCTATGTTTCCTGAATTCAAACAGGACGTTGCGTTTAGCGAAGACGGATCCCAAATCCAGTCGTTTCGATTTTACCTGAAAACTAGGCCTAAGCAAGATATTATAAAATTGCATTCGGAGATCGGCAATGAAGCAGTTCTAGGTGAActagtattttttgtttattcccACAACTTTATTTGGGTTGATTCCTATCAAAAGGCCTTTTGGGAAACACTTGTATTTATGGGAATTGAGTTTCTTGTGACTTGCGTGTCCATGGGTTTAATATGCAGAGACCCTTTACTTACAGTTTATACCTGTATTTGGTATGTTGTCGCTTGTGTAGGAATAtttggtttaatcaatattCTTGACGTTTCTATCACGTCTGTCTGTTCAATCATTCTAATATTTGGTGCAACCTACATTTGCAATGTGATTGTCTATAGTCACCTGTCGTATTTGGAGTCAGAAGGCACTGATATCGCTTCCAGAACCTATAATGTATTAGTCGAGACAACTTCCTCATTATTTAACACGCTGTTTGCAACATTACTTGGCCTTATGGTTATGTTCACCAATGaatcatttgtatttataaccATTTTCAAAGGGATGGGTTCAAGCATTGTGGTATCATTGTTTGTCGgttgtttatttattccaaCGCTTCTCAGTATCTTTGGGCCGAGTACAGGAAAAACATGGTCAGAAAATGTAGAAAAGAAAATAGATATGACGGTGATTGCGAATGGGCATCATGAGACAGAATTTGGTCAAACAAATAACGCTTTCATTGATACAGCGGAGAACACAGAGTACTTGTAA
- the LOC128242894 gene encoding uncharacterized protein LOC128242894 isoform X1, translating into MKYKLSCFHRLFDKVSTFVFENPWPIVLASFIIQTLFGLCFLSLNLNNDIKDLYLPENTQTEKTESDIVQTYSNQSELSFIPHTTIKPSLQADIILYSKNSSIPLNWSDVQDVFSRIESIETSTLYQRNARMRSVCATWNGTCVVTNTSATTNLRSMTKEERVLNTYIKMSIFLRQDTEGRLAESTLWLDKFTQTMTTLTSENTGFVFSTSLSFYDRLNSDTYIDIRYFGLVFTVFMTYCGFLLSGGDCLTKQAHVGRMGLIVTPLSVMGAWGLLSGCGVPFTNMTGVMPLVALFLQVNNVQYTLMKLAGTSGIPDAKTRIQQTVRESTVSVCAATITATVPLVAGLFSSYKSTRLVCLYTVVTMCFSYINHWTMFLGCLVIHEKRIDANRHCCTCRKINLPDDENVQERSSCFRCCCTGRPPRSYRDTQSTLQKIPTFFLSRAVLSLPCKILSTCICVVFLGVSIYHAIQTRADIYHESFIKEGSYFYDYNILNEKYFPDHIFITFATKRRSEITVENCESVRSSLEIFINKKEAILSNETIFWFDKYINAVHENRSHDFASSVRSFLSMFPEFKQDVAFSEDGSQIQSFRFYLKTRPKQDIIKLHSEIGNEAVLGELVFFVYSHNFIWVDSYQKAFWETLVFMGIEFLVTCVSMGLICRDPLLTVYTCIWYVVACVGIFGLINILDVSITSVCSIILIFGATYICNVIVYSHLSYLESEGTDIASRTYNVLVETTSSLFNTLFATLLGLMVMFTNESFVFITIFKGMGSSIVVSLFVGCLFIPTLLSIFGPSTGKTWSENVEKKIDMTVIANGHHETEFGQTNNAFIDTAENTEYL; encoded by the exons atgaaatacaaattatcATGTTTTCACAGATTGTTCGACAAAGTGTCCACGTTCGTCTTCGAGAATCCATGGCCGATAGTTCTGGCAagttttattattcaaacacTTTTTGGTCTTTGTTTTCTGTCGTTAAATCTGAACAATGACATTAAAGATTTGTACTTACCAGAGAATACACAAACGGAAAAAACGGAAAGTGACATTGTTCAAACGTATTCGAATCAATCTGAATTGAGCTTTATACCTCATACCACAATAAAACCAAGTCTGCAGGCGGACATTATACTTTACAGCAAAAACAGTTCGATTCCACTAAATTGGAGTGACGTACAAGATGTTTTCAGCCGGATTGAAAGCATcgagacatctacattgtaccaACGAAACGCACGGATGAGAAGCGTTTGTGCAACCTGGAATGGAACATGTGTTGTAACTAACACGAGCGCAACGACGAATCTTCGGTCAATGACCAAAGAAGAACGTGTTTTGAATACATACATCAAAATGTCTATCTTCCTTAGACAGGACACTGAGGGGCGCCTTGCAGAATCGACTCTTTGGCTTGATAAATTCACTCAAACGATGACAACTCTTACCTCTGAGAATACTGGCTTCGTGTTCAGCacatcattatcattttacGATCGCCTCAATTCGGACACTTACATAGACATTCGATATTTCGGTCTAGTGTTTACTGTGTTTATGACATATTGCGGATTCCTTCTTTCGGGCGGCGACTGCTTGACCAAGCAAGCACATGTCGGTAGAATGGGACTGATTGTCACCCCTTTGAGTGTTATGGGCGCATGGGGTCTCTTGTCTGGTTGCGGTGTCCCCTTTACGAATATGACTGGAGTGATGCCATTAGTTGCACTTT TTTTACAGGTGAACAATGTACAGTACACACTGATGAAACTGGCTGGAACCTCGGGCATTCCTGATGCCAAGACTCGCATTCAACAGACTGTCCGTGAAAGTACAGTTTCTGTATGTGCGGCAACAATCACCGCTACCGTACCTTTAGTTGCTGGCCTTTTCTCAAGCTACAAGTCAACTCGACTAGTCTGCCTGTACACAG tgGTGACAATGTGTTTTTCCTATATCAATCATTGGACGATGTTTCTTGGGTGTTTGGTTATTCATGAAAAACGCATCGATGCAAACCGCCATTGCTGCACATGCAGAAAAATTAATTTGCCCGACGACGAAAATGTTCAAGAAAGAAGTTCATGCTTTAGGTGTTGCTGTACTGGCCGTCCACCTAGGTCATATAGAGACACACAGAGCACGTTACAGAAGATTCCTACATTCTTTCTCTCTCGAGCAGTTCTTTCCTTGCCTTGcaaaatattgtcaacatgtaTTTGTGTTGTCTTTCTCGGAGTATCAATATACCATGCGATTCAAACAAGAGCCGATATTTACCATGAAAGTTTCATAAAAGAAGGGTCTTATTTTTAcgattacaatattttaaatgaaaaatactttCCTGATCATATTTTCATAACTTTTGCCACAAAACGTAGATCCGAAATCACTGTTGAAAACTGTGAATCTGTGCGAAGTAGCCTCgagatatttattaataagaaGGAAGCGATTCTTAGTAATGAGACAAttttttggtttgacaaatatatCAACGCCGTTCACGAGAATAGATCGCACGATTTTGCATCGTCAGTGCGTAGTTTTTTGTCTATGTTTCCTGAATTCAAACAGGACGTTGCGTTTAGCGAAGACGGATCCCAAATCCAGTCGTTTCGATTTTACCTGAAAACTAGGCCTAAGCAAGATATTATAAAATTGCATTCGGAGATCGGCAATGAAGCAGTTCTAGGTGAActagtattttttgtttattcccACAACTTTATTTGGGTTGATTCCTATCAAAAGGCCTTTTGGGAAACACTTGTATTTATGGGAATTGAGTTTCTTGTGACTTGCGTGTCCATGGGTTTAATATGCAGAGACCCTTTACTTACAGTTTATACCTGTATTTGGTATGTTGTCGCTTGTGTAGGAATAtttggtttaatcaatattCTTGACGTTTCTATCACGTCTGTCTGTTCAATCATTCTAATATTTGGTGCAACCTACATTTGCAATGTGATTGTCTATAGTCACCTGTCGTATTTGGAGTCAGAAGGCACTGATATCGCTTCCAGAACCTATAATGTATTAGTCGAGACAACTTCCTCATTATTTAACACGCTGTTTGCAACATTACTTGGCCTTATGGTTATGTTCACCAATGaatcatttgtatttataaccATTTTCAAAGGGATGGGTTCAAGCATTGTGGTATCATTGTTTGTCGgttgtttatttattccaaCGCTTCTCAGTATCTTTGGGCCGAGTACAGGAAAAACATGGTCAGAAAATGTAGAAAAGAAAATAGATATGACGGTGATTGCGAATGGGCATCATGAGACAGAATTTGGTCAAACAAATAACGCTTTCATTGATACAGCGGAGAACACAGAGTACTTGTAA